The Candidatus Omnitrophota bacterium genome has a window encoding:
- a CDS encoding DUF2207 domain-containing protein yields MRKTFFFRILILSFLVLISNENVLFAQTLEQILSFQSEISVQQNSNLIVTETIKVYAASQEIKRGIYRDFPTRYKDQFGNNYVVGFKVISVLRDGQPDQYHIKNIANGQRVYIGDANYFLPKGEYTYTLIYQTNRQLGFFKDHDELYWNVTGNGWVFPILYAKAIVDLPRGAYEDILQYKSFTGYQGSQKKDATIKRDMFGRLVFETTKTLLPTQGLTIAVMWPKGYITEPTAMMKLKYLLADNKNNFYAFLGFLFLLFYYLLAWYLFGRDPSKGTIIPLFHPPKNISPASMRYILNMKYDHKVFVVTVLSMAVKKFLRIEEKDNLKILNFGKTYTLTKTGNQASLTAEEKNVSQKLFRLSEAIELKNENYVEIGDAISNLKFHLEKNVESKYFFSNHGYFIFGIILSIGFFIPCSNLLVLESNSASVPWILFILASTVILNLVFHHLLKAPTSMGRKMMDQIKGFKMFLSVTEKERLNILNPPEKTPELFEKYLPYALALDVEHKWSEQFSDVFARLEQQGQAYYPTWYSGGSWNSYNIGGFTSNLGNFFSSTIALSSISPGSSSGFGGGGGGCGGGGGGGGGGGW; encoded by the coding sequence TTGCGAAAAACATTTTTCTTTCGAATTTTAATTTTAAGTTTTTTAGTTCTTATTTCTAATGAAAATGTATTATTTGCACAAACGTTAGAGCAAATTCTTTCGTTCCAGAGTGAAATTAGCGTCCAGCAAAATTCCAATCTCATTGTAACCGAAACAATCAAAGTTTATGCCGCTAGTCAAGAAATAAAACGCGGTATTTATCGTGATTTTCCAACTCGCTATAAAGATCAATTTGGGAATAATTACGTTGTTGGTTTTAAAGTTATCTCTGTTTTGCGTGATGGACAACCAGATCAATATCACATAAAAAATATCGCCAATGGACAACGAGTTTATATTGGAGATGCAAACTATTTTTTGCCAAAAGGAGAATACACCTATACCCTCATATATCAAACAAACCGACAACTTGGATTTTTTAAAGATCATGACGAACTTTACTGGAACGTTACTGGAAACGGCTGGGTATTTCCGATTCTATACGCAAAGGCCATTGTTGATTTACCACGGGGTGCCTACGAGGATATACTGCAATACAAAAGCTTTACAGGCTATCAAGGATCTCAAAAAAAGGATGCAACAATTAAGCGCGATATGTTTGGCCGTTTGGTTTTCGAAACAACAAAGACACTTCTTCCAACTCAAGGGCTAACGATTGCGGTTATGTGGCCGAAAGGATACATAACAGAGCCAACAGCAATGATGAAACTTAAATATCTTTTAGCAGATAATAAAAATAATTTTTACGCGTTTTTAGGTTTCCTTTTTCTTCTTTTTTATTACCTTTTAGCTTGGTATCTTTTTGGTCGTGATCCATCCAAAGGGACAATTATTCCACTTTTTCATCCTCCAAAAAATATATCACCGGCTTCAATGCGCTATATTCTGAATATGAAATATGATCATAAAGTTTTTGTCGTTACTGTTCTTAGCATGGCAGTTAAGAAATTTCTTCGAATTGAAGAAAAAGATAATCTTAAAATCCTAAATTTTGGCAAAACTTACACACTTACAAAAACTGGCAATCAAGCTTCTTTAACAGCCGAAGAAAAAAATGTAAGCCAAAAACTTTTTAGACTATCAGAAGCAATAGAATTAAAGAATGAAAACTATGTGGAAATCGGAGACGCAATTTCTAATTTAAAATTTCACTTAGAAAAAAATGTTGAATCTAAGTATTTCTTTTCAAATCATGGTTACTTCATTTTTGGAATTATTCTTTCAATAGGTTTCTTTATTCCGTGTTCTAATCTTCTAGTTCTAGAAAGTAACAGTGCTTCTGTGCCTTGGATTCTGTTCATATTGGCAAGCACTGTTATTTTAAACCTTGTATTTCATCATTTATTGAAAGCGCCAACCTCAATGGGTCGAAAAATGATGGATCAAATTAAAGGATTCAAAATGTTTTTGTCGGTCACCGAAAAAGAACGACTTAATATTTTAAATCCACCAGAAAAAACACCCGAGCTATTTGAAAAATATCTTCCATACGCCTTAGCCCTTGATGTTGAGCACAAGTGGTCAGAACAATTTTCGGATGTTTTTGCTCGCCTAGAGCAACAAGGTCAGGCTTATTATCCTACATGGTACTCTGGCGGATCATGGAATTCATATAATATCGGTGGGTTTACTTCTAATCTTGGAAATTTCTTTTCTTCAACTATTGCGTTATCTTCAATATCGCCTGGATCAAGCTCTGGATTCGGAGGAGGAGGCGGCGGATGTGGTGGTGGAGGAGGCGGAGGAGGCGGTGGTGGATGGTAG
- a CDS encoding efflux RND transporter permease subunit: protein MFKEQIINFFLKRHLLANLIFITVFVGGIIAWNQIPKEELPDITFDTVRISVNYPGASAEEVEYYITRPIEEAVRSLDGIYKITSATGVGSSSVTIEIEKDYPDKDDVITEIRNVTLDVDLPDDVKDDPNIRVFKTSRKAIIDIVLFLEDKNILDVLSRQKLQSYALALENKLLSISEVSSISRSGYLDDEIHIKIHPEKLIEYRIPFNTIIREIQANNIRQPAGNIENIQEPKVTLFGELTDITALKNLAIQGGFEGQVIRLSDIADVVKGYEKTKTVTKINGREGIVLNVVKSSQVGIIEAIDAVTRVVQNFEQNNAKESGIKIALLDDESFDVRNRLSLIMLNGAIGFILIAFALFLFLDFRSGLCVAMGIPFTFCFALIAAFFAGYSVNNITLAAVIIVMGMVVDDAIVVSENISRFRVTGMDPEQAANKGTSFVFLPIIASILTTCVAFIPLYFFSGRFGAMVGFIPLIVFVMLGGSLFEALFILPGHMILPLGDKLNKIVHDFNLNKHVKKLFKKTLSPAEISKKHWFDFCERIYAKLIKKLLPLKFIVFGCFAVLLVISAIIGTYRMKFLMFPDEETRQIILTGEAPEGTQRYQTARFTQAIEDIILKSVGKEVVGFRNQVAQTRRGSAATENQFRINIEILPKEKREKSADQLIKQWEKEFANLENFKKLKFRKTWHGQSGESPIEILVKENNDERRFKICDELSEIMKSSPALTAVEIDRPILNLEYRIKLDRDKIRRLAINPSDIASTLRASLEGKILYDFMGDDEEIYVRLTTTDSAKDSIEKVLELPVENAGNYLVPLGDIVFVEKIEKPDSIIREDLKRTTTIFADIKPGSGKTPLDIADYFEHNVFSKIMAKSPSTIVEFAGEVLDTRESQKNFSVAILMAIVLIYIILALLFNSLFKPFIIMLTIPFGIVGIILAFWLHGISMYGFFAVIGALGLAGVVVNDAIIMLVKLDSDFNSSLGKDQINNQIAEIAKTRLRAVVLTTLTTVVGIIPTAYGWAGYDSMLAQMMLALCWGLIFGTTITLILIPSLYSFIQNTRCRLS, encoded by the coding sequence TTGTTTAAAGAACAAATCATAAACTTTTTCCTTAAACGCCACTTATTGGCCAATCTTATTTTTATAACGGTTTTTGTTGGTGGTATTATTGCCTGGAATCAAATCCCAAAAGAAGAGCTTCCAGACATTACTTTTGATACTGTGCGTATTTCTGTTAATTATCCTGGTGCCTCAGCAGAAGAGGTCGAATATTATATTACGCGCCCTATTGAAGAGGCGGTGCGAAGCCTTGATGGGATTTACAAAATCACAAGCGCTACGGGTGTTGGCAGTTCGTCTGTTACCATCGAAATTGAAAAAGATTACCCGGACAAAGACGACGTTATCACAGAAATACGAAACGTCACGCTTGATGTTGATTTGCCTGATGATGTCAAAGACGACCCTAATATTCGAGTTTTTAAAACCTCTCGTAAAGCGATCATTGACATCGTTCTTTTTCTAGAAGACAAAAATATCTTAGATGTCTTATCGCGTCAAAAACTGCAATCCTACGCGCTAGCCCTTGAAAATAAACTTTTAAGTATTTCCGAAGTCAGCTCCATATCACGCTCTGGATACCTAGATGATGAAATTCATATCAAAATTCATCCTGAAAAATTAATCGAATACCGAATTCCCTTTAATACGATTATCAGGGAAATTCAAGCCAACAATATCCGACAGCCTGCCGGAAACATCGAAAATATTCAAGAACCAAAAGTGACGCTTTTTGGCGAGCTGACCGATATTACGGCTCTAAAGAACCTAGCGATTCAAGGTGGTTTTGAAGGACAAGTTATTCGTTTAAGCGATATCGCCGATGTCGTTAAAGGATATGAAAAAACAAAAACCGTTACAAAAATAAACGGGAGAGAAGGCATTGTCCTTAATGTAGTCAAAAGCTCCCAGGTTGGAATCATCGAAGCCATTGATGCCGTTACTCGAGTTGTTCAGAATTTTGAGCAAAACAATGCAAAGGAAAGCGGCATTAAAATCGCTTTATTAGACGATGAATCTTTTGATGTACGAAATAGACTTTCTTTAATTATGCTTAATGGCGCAATTGGATTTATCTTGATTGCGTTTGCACTTTTTCTATTTCTGGATTTTCGTTCAGGGTTATGTGTCGCAATGGGCATTCCATTTACTTTTTGCTTTGCTTTAATTGCCGCATTCTTTGCAGGATACTCTGTTAATAATATTACGCTTGCCGCAGTCATCATTGTCATGGGAATGGTTGTTGATGATGCCATTGTGGTCTCTGAAAACATTTCGCGATTTCGCGTCACAGGCATGGACCCAGAACAAGCAGCCAACAAAGGAACTTCGTTTGTGTTTTTACCTATTATAGCAAGCATCCTAACAACTTGTGTTGCCTTCATACCGCTATATTTCTTCTCTGGAAGATTTGGCGCCATGGTTGGATTTATTCCATTAATTGTGTTTGTTATGCTTGGTGGAAGCTTATTTGAAGCACTCTTTATTCTCCCTGGACACATGATTTTACCTTTGGGAGATAAATTAAATAAGATTGTTCACGATTTTAATCTTAACAAACATGTTAAAAAACTTTTTAAAAAAACACTTTCACCAGCCGAGATCTCTAAAAAGCACTGGTTTGATTTCTGCGAAAGGATATACGCAAAATTAATCAAAAAATTGCTTCCTTTAAAATTCATTGTGTTTGGTTGTTTTGCAGTTCTTCTTGTTATATCTGCAATCATTGGCACTTATCGAATGAAATTCCTTATGTTTCCAGATGAGGAAACGCGACAAATTATTTTGACAGGAGAAGCTCCTGAAGGAACGCAACGATACCAAACGGCTCGTTTTACTCAAGCGATTGAAGATATTATCTTAAAATCTGTTGGCAAAGAAGTCGTTGGATTTAGAAATCAGGTCGCCCAAACTCGTAGAGGTTCAGCGGCAACAGAAAATCAGTTTCGCATAAACATAGAAATTTTGCCGAAAGAAAAGCGAGAAAAAAGCGCCGATCAACTCATTAAACAATGGGAAAAAGAATTTGCCAACCTTGAAAATTTTAAAAAATTAAAATTTCGAAAAACATGGCACGGACAATCAGGAGAGAGCCCTATTGAAATTTTAGTCAAAGAAAATAATGATGAGCGTCGTTTTAAAATTTGCGATGAATTGAGTGAAATCATGAAATCATCCCCAGCTCTGACTGCCGTTGAAATCGATCGACCGATTTTAAATCTTGAATACCGCATCAAACTTGATCGCGATAAAATTCGAAGACTCGCGATAAATCCTTCGGACATCGCTTCAACACTTCGCGCTTCTTTAGAAGGAAAAATTTTATATGATTTTATGGGAGATGATGAAGAAATTTATGTGCGACTAACCACAACCGATAGCGCCAAAGACAGTATTGAAAAAGTTCTTGAGCTTCCAGTCGAAAACGCAGGAAACTATCTTGTCCCTTTAGGCGATATCGTTTTTGTTGAAAAGATTGAGAAGCCCGACTCAATCATCCGTGAAGACCTGAAACGTACCACAACCATCTTTGCGGATATCAAGCCGGGGTCTGGAAAAACACCTCTAGATATTGCCGATTATTTTGAACACAATGTTTTTAGCAAGATTATGGCCAAATCCCCATCGACGATTGTGGAATTCGCAGGAGAAGTCTTGGACACACGAGAGTCACAAAAAAACTTTAGCGTGGCCATCTTAATGGCCATTGTGCTAATTTATATTATTTTAGCCCTTTTGTTTAATTCACTATTTAAGCCATTTATTATTATGCTCACAATTCCGTTTGGTATCGTTGGCATTATTTTGGCGTTTTGGTTACACGGAATTTCCATGTATGGATTCTTTGCGGTTATTGGAGCACTCGGTCTTGCTGGCGTTGTTGTCAATGACGCGATTATTATGCTGGTTAAACTGGATAGTGATTTTAATTCATCTCTAGGCAAAGATCAAATTAACAACCAAATCGCTGAGATCGCAAAAACACGACTTCGCGCGGTTGTTCTCACAACGCTAACAACGGTCGTCGGCATCATCCCAACAGCATACGGGTGGGCTGGATACGATTCGATGCTTGCACAAATGATGCTGGCGCTCTGCTGGGGACTTATTTTTGGTACAACCATCACACTTATTCTTATTCCAAGTCTTTATAGTTTTATTCAAAATACGAGGTGTCGATTATCATGA
- a CDS encoding TolC family protein produces the protein MKKIFLILLILFVSIASFSQEKSIKVLPLEDFVNLASQNDTRFEEILIDELKLKYQKTLSLPTGDFLLSIKGQYDFLFNPSDNDYENKISLSKLFPYTGTTLAAEYDSSVSSRARNVSSEFNITFSQPIAQNAFGRNTRLLSKIIGLETEVARFQITEAYEDYLASIIQLYYNWYSAYENVKTAQNSLNENLKLLDNTKERQKHKIALPVDVNKVELQVAAKKEALIALENAYAKYLNLIKESIRHNATEALEPTNPSVYEEVAIDFDSDYELFKTQSRTIQILNLLQNKGGLEINQYADEILPSINIIAGYSKEGSDRDLRDSDQMAFAGLSFDWPFPSTVERARLEIAKINLEKTKLSNENIYLRLHSNLKNLNNQIANERQLIVLAKSKIIFAQSIVEDERKNYSLGRTTLKDFIDEVNKLEDNKFNKLYHEIELKRLIVEWLRLTDNLLTKTL, from the coding sequence ATGAAAAAAATATTTCTTATTCTTTTAATTCTTTTTGTATCAATAGCTTCTTTTTCTCAGGAAAAAAGTATTAAAGTCTTACCCCTTGAAGATTTTGTTAATCTTGCGTCACAAAATGACACACGCTTTGAAGAAATCTTAATCGATGAGCTTAAGCTTAAATACCAGAAAACCCTCAGCCTTCCGACAGGGGATTTTCTTCTTTCTATCAAAGGACAATATGATTTTCTTTTTAATCCGAGCGACAATGATTATGAAAATAAAATTTCACTATCTAAGCTTTTTCCTTACACAGGCACAACACTGGCAGCGGAATACGATTCGTCAGTATCGTCACGCGCACGAAATGTAAGCTCAGAATTTAATATAACATTTTCGCAACCCATCGCCCAGAATGCGTTTGGTCGAAATACACGGCTACTCTCTAAAATTATTGGTCTCGAAACTGAAGTCGCAAGGTTCCAGATCACAGAAGCCTACGAAGATTATTTAGCATCGATTATTCAGCTTTATTATAATTGGTATTCTGCTTATGAAAACGTCAAAACAGCTCAAAACTCTTTAAATGAAAATTTAAAGTTGCTTGACAACACAAAAGAACGTCAGAAGCATAAGATTGCTCTGCCCGTAGACGTCAACAAGGTCGAGCTTCAGGTTGCCGCTAAAAAGGAAGCCTTGATTGCGCTTGAAAATGCATACGCTAAATATCTAAATCTCATCAAAGAATCAATTCGACATAATGCCACAGAAGCCCTGGAGCCAACAAATCCATCTGTTTATGAAGAAGTCGCTATTGATTTTGATTCTGATTATGAATTATTTAAGACGCAAAGTCGCACAATACAAATTTTAAATCTTTTGCAAAACAAGGGCGGACTTGAGATCAACCAGTATGCTGATGAGATTTTACCGTCAATTAATATTATTGCCGGTTATTCAAAAGAGGGTTCTGATCGAGACTTAAGGGATAGCGATCAAATGGCTTTCGCCGGACTTTCGTTTGACTGGCCTTTTCCATCTACGGTTGAGCGCGCAAGATTAGAAATCGCTAAAATCAATCTTGAAAAAACAAAGCTATCAAATGAAAATATTTATCTTCGTCTTCATTCTAATTTAAAGAATTTAAACAATCAAATCGCAAACGAGAGGCAGCTTATCGTGCTTGCCAAAAGCAAAATTATTTTTGCCCAATCCATTGTGGAAGATGAAAGAAAGAACTATTCTTTAGGTCGCACAACACTTAAGGATTTTATTGACGAAGTCAACAAGCTTGAAGACAACAAATTCAATAAACTTTATCATGAAATTGAGCTCAAACGGCTTATTGTGGAATGGTTGAGATTAACAGATAATTTGCTTACTAAAACGCTTTAA
- a CDS encoding DMT family protein — MQKILITIGMLAFSNIFMTFAWYGHLKNLNTKPWIIAALISWGIALFEYLIQVPANRTGYQVMSLGQLKILQEAITLSIFIPFSIFYMKENLKQEYIWASLFILAAVICIFKGELK; from the coding sequence ATGCAAAAAATTTTAATTACAATTGGAATGCTTGCCTTTAGCAATATATTTATGACTTTTGCCTGGTACGGTCATCTAAAAAACCTGAACACAAAGCCATGGATTATCGCGGCGTTGATTAGCTGGGGAATCGCATTATTTGAATATTTGATACAAGTACCAGCGAACCGCACAGGATATCAAGTGATGAGCCTTGGACAATTAAAAATTCTTCAAGAGGCGATCACGCTGTCCATTTTTATTCCTTTTTCAATTTTTTATATGAAAGAAAACTTAAAACAAGAATACATCTGGGCATCACTCTTTATTTTGGCTGCGGTTATTTGCATTTTTAAAGGAGAATTAAAATGA
- a CDS encoding DUF2179 domain-containing protein, whose translation MMTLELFTNQSASYQWFFLPFLIFLARVCDVSMDTLRIMLLSKGKKILAPLIGFFQILIWLLAFRQIILNLSNPACYIGFAAGFATGTYVGIILEEKLAIGFQILRVVTRKDASSLIEFLKSHGYGITSVEGQGVTGKVDIIYTIVRRCEISRLVGIIKKFNPNAFYTIEDVQGISEEGIHLVKRKRSKKRKL comes from the coding sequence ATGATGACATTAGAATTATTCACTAATCAAAGCGCATCTTATCAATGGTTTTTCTTGCCATTTTTAATTTTTTTAGCGAGAGTCTGCGATGTCTCAATGGATACCCTTCGCATTATGCTTCTTTCGAAGGGTAAAAAAATACTTGCTCCACTGATTGGATTTTTCCAAATTCTTATTTGGCTTTTGGCTTTTAGGCAAATTATCCTCAACCTATCAAATCCTGCCTGCTACATAGGCTTTGCCGCTGGGTTTGCCACGGGAACATATGTTGGAATAATCCTCGAAGAAAAACTAGCAATAGGATTTCAAATCCTTAGAGTCGTTACCCGCAAAGACGCGTCTTCTTTGATTGAATTTCTTAAAAGTCATGGGTATGGAATCACGAGCGTCGAAGGCCAAGGAGTGACTGGAAAAGTCGACATCATCTACACTATTGTTAGACGTTGCGAAATCTCTAGACTCGTTGGCATTATTAAAAAATTCAATCCCAATGCTTTTTATACAATTGAAGATGTTCAGGGGATAAGCGAAGAAGGAATCCACTTAGTTAAACGAAAAAGATCAAAAAAAAGAAAATTATAA
- a CDS encoding phosphoenolpyruvate carboxykinase, producing MNFCEFDVFEKKVIIRTKTRICETVDELLASPLFIHILKLCIKQLQKHHSYLLGIFEKKEITNQDIENLVKTFHFLTKMSGNLIPNVVKESSTFFKDKKLLNEFVEYIYNNWRSFDRFILCEYEESTQEDRPYRIFNNTVEQLMHLVRAAYRDIQENITGTHPRIYRQVRAGAEIASITIVKKIPFGSSEYEKLNSVPIIRQILMYPPLILNPPMNKRTGMFEQVKQNPLEKVKLEENDWLCYPAKVGQLVILIYFHRKFYELGFSLCNLFELAEDEKLTKKPDAVYCFGVSKENIEGLGKSLTVFYEDYKNGMLTAVVPSEDEFGYFGYLKKMVLTLHNVIMMRRGILPFHGALLNVMLPENKATTILLIGDTGAGKSETIEALRDLGKDEIQDMIIIADDMGSIQVNKDGDAIGYGTEIGAFLRLDDLKTGYAFGQIDRAIIMSPNKTNARIILPVASFDRVVHGYKIDFIIYANNYEEIDDEHPAVEQINNSESALQIFREGTVMSKGTTTSTGLVHSYFANVFGPAQYKSLHDELAKEYFAKFYQKNLFVGQMRTRLGIAGYERQGPEKAAKELLNIIKNR from the coding sequence ATGAATTTTTGTGAATTTGACGTATTCGAAAAGAAAGTTATTATTCGAACCAAAACAAGAATTTGCGAGACTGTTGATGAGCTGCTGGCAAGTCCACTCTTTATTCATATTTTAAAACTTTGCATAAAACAGCTACAGAAACACCATTCTTATTTACTTGGTATCTTTGAAAAAAAAGAAATCACAAACCAAGATATTGAAAACCTTGTTAAAACTTTTCACTTCTTAACAAAAATGTCAGGAAACCTAATCCCAAACGTTGTTAAAGAATCTTCTACATTTTTCAAAGATAAGAAATTATTAAATGAATTTGTTGAATACATTTACAACAACTGGAGAAGCTTCGACCGTTTTATTCTCTGCGAATACGAAGAAAGCACGCAAGAAGATCGCCCTTACAGAATTTTTAACAATACTGTTGAACAATTGATGCATCTTGTCAGAGCTGCATACCGCGACATCCAGGAAAATATCACCGGCACTCATCCTCGAATATATCGTCAAGTACGGGCGGGCGCAGAAATTGCCAGCATTACAATTGTTAAAAAAATACCGTTTGGATCCTCTGAATATGAAAAATTAAATTCAGTCCCGATTATTCGACAAATTTTGATGTATCCTCCACTAATACTGAATCCTCCAATGAATAAGCGCACAGGCATGTTTGAGCAAGTCAAGCAAAATCCATTGGAAAAAGTGAAGCTAGAGGAAAACGATTGGTTGTGTTATCCCGCCAAAGTCGGTCAACTTGTTATTCTTATTTATTTTCATCGTAAATTTTACGAACTTGGCTTTTCCTTGTGTAATCTTTTTGAGCTTGCGGAAGATGAAAAGCTAACTAAAAAGCCTGATGCTGTTTATTGTTTTGGTGTGTCCAAAGAAAACATCGAGGGCCTTGGTAAATCGCTAACTGTTTTCTATGAAGATTACAAAAATGGAATGCTCACCGCCGTCGTTCCCAGTGAAGATGAATTTGGGTATTTTGGCTATCTCAAAAAGATGGTTTTAACGCTTCACAACGTTATTATGATGCGCCGAGGTATTTTACCATTTCATGGAGCGCTTCTAAATGTGATGTTACCTGAAAATAAAGCTACGACAATTTTGCTTATTGGTGATACCGGTGCTGGCAAGTCCGAGACAATCGAAGCTCTGCGTGATCTAGGAAAAGACGAAATCCAAGATATGATCATTATCGCAGATGATATGGGTTCGATCCAAGTTAATAAAGACGGCGATGCGATTGGTTATGGGACAGAAATTGGAGCTTTCTTGCGCCTGGATGATCTAAAAACAGGATATGCGTTTGGTCAAATCGATCGAGCCATTATTATGAGTCCAAACAAGACAAATGCCCGTATTATACTTCCTGTTGCGTCATTTGATCGCGTTGTACACGGATACAAAATTGATTTTATTATTTACGCGAATAATTATGAAGAAATCGATGACGAACATCCCGCTGTTGAACAAATCAACAATTCTGAGAGCGCCTTACAAATATTTCGTGAAGGCACCGTTATGAGCAAAGGGACAACAACATCCACGGGACTTGTTCATTCCTATTTTGCAAATGTCTTTGGTCCAGCACAATATAAAAGTTTGCATGATGAACTCGCGAAAGAATATTTCGCAAAGTTTTATCAAAAAAATCTTTTTGTTGGCCAAATGAGAACACGGCTTGGTATCGCAGGATATGAGAGGCAAGGCCCAGAAAAAGCCGCCAAAGAACTTTTAAATATAATTAAGAATCGTTAA
- a CDS encoding SDR family NAD(P)-dependent oxidoreductase, which produces MKQKSDSEKYSSEEIANCVSLLEKFVENSEQLALLSEEERILLLKAAGKLAQPTSDEKLKRKRDIRQAKRQKIIKKERSARAKTGIRKARESSVFIAPQQLLESKTHSDHSYSELKSHRNCYVCKSEFKRLHFFYDAMCPKCAEFNYQKRFQTAPLNNKVALITGSRLKIGHHATLMMLRAGAKVIATTRFPVDSALRFSKEKDFAKWSHRLHIYGLDLRHTPSVEIFCTYIEQKYDRLDLLINNAAQTVRRPPGFYAHMIANETLNFKDLPQPAQMVLNHFEECKKVLISFSKSSLATDLALPVSWNGRTPGIGLCSSAQLSQIPYTYDHALAKEEVFPTGKLDADLQQVDLRKTNSWRLKLGEIPTSEMLELQLVNAIAPFVLCNRLVSLMKRDNTGEKHIVNVSAMEGKFLRFKKSERHPHTNMAKAALNMLTHTSSRELAKYGIFMNAVDTGWVTDEDPAALSIHKQEQHDFQPPLDIVDGAARVCDPFFDGILKGEHWCGKFLKDYFPIDW; this is translated from the coding sequence ATGAAACAAAAAAGTGATTCAGAAAAATATTCTTCCGAAGAAATCGCTAACTGTGTTTCTTTACTCGAAAAATTTGTCGAAAATAGCGAACAGTTGGCACTTCTATCCGAAGAAGAGCGTATTCTTCTCTTAAAAGCTGCTGGTAAGCTTGCACAGCCCACGAGCGATGAAAAGCTTAAGCGCAAAAGAGATATTCGTCAAGCCAAGCGTCAAAAGATTATCAAAAAAGAAAGATCCGCTCGCGCAAAAACAGGAATCCGCAAAGCTCGCGAATCGTCGGTTTTTATTGCCCCCCAACAACTTCTTGAGAGTAAAACCCACTCCGATCACTCTTATTCAGAATTAAAATCTCATCGCAATTGCTATGTTTGCAAATCTGAATTTAAGCGCCTACATTTTTTTTATGACGCTATGTGTCCGAAATGCGCTGAATTTAATTATCAAAAAAGATTCCAAACCGCACCCCTTAACAATAAAGTCGCGCTGATCACAGGCTCACGTTTAAAAATTGGGCATCACGCAACATTAATGATGTTGCGTGCCGGAGCCAAAGTGATCGCAACAACACGGTTTCCGGTAGATTCAGCTTTGAGATTTTCTAAAGAAAAAGATTTTGCGAAATGGTCACACAGATTACATATTTATGGATTAGATTTGCGCCACACGCCTAGCGTTGAAATCTTCTGCACATATATCGAACAAAAATACGATCGATTGGATTTATTAATTAACAATGCAGCGCAGACCGTTCGACGACCACCAGGTTTTTATGCGCATATGATTGCTAATGAAACACTAAATTTCAAGGATTTACCGCAACCTGCACAAATGGTGTTAAATCATTTTGAAGAATGCAAAAAAGTCTTGATATCTTTTTCTAAATCTAGTCTTGCCACAGATCTTGCGTTGCCAGTAAGTTGGAATGGGCGAACGCCGGGCATTGGATTGTGTTCTTCGGCACAACTTTCTCAAATTCCTTATACTTATGATCACGCTTTAGCAAAAGAAGAAGTTTTTCCAACTGGGAAATTAGATGCGGACTTACAACAAGTCGATTTACGCAAAACAAATAGTTGGCGTTTAAAGTTAGGAGAAATTCCTACATCCGAAATGTTAGAGCTTCAGCTGGTCAACGCGATTGCCCCATTTGTTTTGTGCAATCGTCTTGTCTCTCTAATGAAGCGCGACAATACTGGAGAAAAACATATCGTTAATGTGTCAGCAATGGAAGGAAAATTCTTACGCTTTAAAAAAAGCGAACGTCATCCTCATACCAATATGGCTAAAGCAGCTTTGAATATGCTGACACATACGTCTTCTCGAGAGTTGGCAAAATACGGTATTTTTATGAATGCGGTTGATACAGGTTGGGTCACGGATGAAGATCCGGCAGCACTATCCATTCACAAACAAGAACAGCACGACTTCCAACCTCCATTAGATATTGTTGATGGTGCCGCGCGTGTGTGTGATCCGTTTTTTGATGGTATCTTAAAGGGTGAGCATTGGTGTGGAAAATTTTTAAAAGATTATTTCCCAATTGATTGGTAA